In a single window of the Bos taurus isolate L1 Dominette 01449 registration number 42190680 breed Hereford chromosome 23, ARS-UCD2.0, whole genome shotgun sequence genome:
- the PRP9 gene encoding prolactin-related protein IX precursor: MAPAPNFHGHQWTYNPVRGSCLLLLLVVSNLLLCQGNSCPSCGPNVFVSLRKSLTDLYIDAAWLSHEFHNLSAIMFSEFKEKYAQGKLYHINATNSCHTNSFHAPEERDKAHQMNNEDLSKWTLVLLYSWNNPLYHLVPRLRNMKNLSEAVVSSAMEIENMSDKLQAFIESQFRKVIVSVLKTIHEARSSWSGLPSLTSSDEDRRLSEFYNLFHCLHRDSGKVDTYIKILTCRIRKKC, from the exons ATGGCTCCAGCTCCCAACTTCCATGGACACCAGTGGACTTACAACCCTGTCCGAG ggtcctgcctgctgctgctgctggtcgtGTCTAATCTGCTCCTGTGCCAAGGCAACTCATGCCCATCCTGTGGTCCTAACGTGTTTGTCTCCTTACGGAAATCCCTTACAGACCTGTATATTGATGCCGCCTGGCTCTCCCATGAATTCCATAACCTTTCCGCAATAATGTTCAGTGAGTTT aaagaaaaatatgcccAGGGCAAACTGTACCATATCAATGCCACCAACAGCTGCCACACCAATTCCTTCCATGCTCCCGAAGAAAGAGATAAAGCCCACCAGATGAAT AATGAAGACCTTAGTAAGTGGACACTTGTGTTACTGTACTCCTGGAATAATCCTCTGTATCATCTAGTCCCGAGGCTTCGGAATATGAAAAATCTGTCAGAGGCTGTCGTATCAAGTGCCATGGAGATTGAGAACATGTCAGACAAACTTCAGGCATTCATAGAGAGTCAATTCAGGAAG GTTATTGTTTCAGTCTTGAAGACGATACATGAGGCTCGCAGTAGCTGGTCAGGACTCCCATCCCTGACGTCCAGCGATGAAGATAGGCGTCTTTCTGAATTTTATAACCTGTTCCACTGCCTGCACAGGGATTCAGGGAAAGTTGACACGTACATCAAGATCCTGACGTGCCGAATCCGCAAAAAGTGCTAA